A genomic window from Ascaphus truei isolate aAscTru1 chromosome 1, aAscTru1.hap1, whole genome shotgun sequence includes:
- the SH3D19 gene encoding SH3 domain-containing protein 19 isoform X3, with protein MQGPLSSIRAVIKRTSRSTTQVEQQRERRRPEITIVAAEPIGPGSWFNGGPSAGLGFPPPPQWTPSESHPEQPPSYEQVIKEINQVQVTTTNGNVEPRRTTTCATQTDFQEEEDRNVPGSNVIDQPVVCEQEPASVQKPTEISHLPSLVTKDAQDSDPQVASCNTTETEVRQEDPNVIRHPVPRPRTKANIKPVGNDNPSIVQDNREEIFHSRTKGELTFIQPCLGFHDNFVLFETNNMSHDRSQNSIVSRIKAFESQAESSDQSRRPEIAPRSFNIKSSVTVKPTPAPKPLCNRTSGEWDPTKDNKPKVTPREGLLPPRLQDTGGTTKPDLPKKPKPSLVKSSSGNGFPDVILRASVSGNSNKDADRKVPVPAPRPLLPKKLLQTDNSASLSAVPRPVAAAAPKLSVAIQAKAFTTTEIPAVRGPAPVVQSKPAGEFDLISFDDDILPPVVLPCPEVTYDSEAIADPFQLFPKDDKEQPAPLPLLRKPTVIRISSKLARSSEELQLPPPLPAAKPVGSLYSKSGVKARLAGKKEWEQSECAEGSGSKPVLPTRPIDNKGTETHHPPQKGPPGRPPPPKVSKTSSQRDAVPRSFSEVGLSVKHNTSGMKRSKSQVLRRPQPELPPRPRPGHPLYNKYTLPLPHGIAEKDIVSKNPGELSCKRGEVLVLLEQTDDNYIHCQKGGASGEVGVSNLKIITPLNESSENRQKDLNHVNTVEDSHTTPRAVVLHDFAGAHAEDLCLSSGETVYLLEKIDSEWYRGKCRSNTGIFPANHVRVMVDVPDKVQQRQTSLTSCTKGPRCMARFEFIADQKNELSFSEGDVILLKEYINDEWARGESKGHTGIFPINFVEIVEDLPAFGPNKIVSDVGDSHKIRLSAPAAQQMKMSGEWCDALYDYTAETEEDLPFKRGDKILITEQLDAEWYKGRLNGREGILPAAFVQLCSGSKPRQTQGGMPGKARALYDFCGENEDELSLKAGDMISALESIDDEWMCGELHGRSGIFPKNFVQICYVDEA; from the exons at GCAAGGACCTTTGTCCTCCATAAGAGCAGTCATTAAGAGAA CTTCAAGGAGTACTACTCAGGTCGagcagcagagagaaagaag GCGCCCTGAGATCACCATTGTTGCTGCTGAGCCAATTGGTCCTGGATCTTGGTTTAATGGTGGCCCTTCGGCAGGATTAGGATTCCCTCCACCCCCACAGTGGACCCCAAGTGAATCTCATCCAGAG CAGCCACCATCTTATGAGCAGGTGATCAAAGAAATCAATCAAGTGCAAGTTACCACAACAAATGGTAATGTGGAACCCAGGCGTACGACAACTTGCGCAACACAAACTGACTTCCAGGAGGAAGAAGATCGCAATGTACCGGGCAGTAATGTAATTGATCAGCCTGTCGTCTGTGAACAAGAACCAGCTTCAG tgCAAAAACCAACTGAAATATCTCACCTACCATCTCTTGTGACAAAAGATGCTCAGGATAGCGATCCCCAGGTAGCATCCTGCAATACTACTGAGACAGAGGTCAGACAAGAAGATCCAAATGTCATTAGACACCCAGTACCAAGGCCGAGAACAAAAGCGAACATTAAACCTGTAGGAAACGATAATCCAAGCATCGTTCAAGACAACAGAGAAGAAATATTCCATTCTAGAACCAAGGGAGAGTTGACTTTCATTCAGCCGTGTTTAGGTTTTCATGATAATTTTGTGTTATTTGAAACAAACAATATGAGCCATGATAGAAGCCAAAACAGTATTGTGTCGAGGATTAAAGCCTTTGAGTCTCAAGCTGAAAGTTCAGACCAGTCCAGAAGACCAGAAATCGCACCGCGTTCCTTCAACATTAAAAGCTCTGTCACTGTTAAGCCTACACCAGCTCCAAAGCCGCTGTGCAACAGAACATCTGGTGAGTGGGACCCAACAAAAGACAACAAGCCAAAGGTTACACCAAGAGAAGGGCTTCTCCCACCTAGGCTACAAGACACAGGTGGTACAACCAAGCCTGACTTGCCAAAGAAACCAAAGCCTAGTCTTGTGAAAAGCAGCAGCGGCAATGGTTTTCCTGATGTTATCCTCAGGGCTTCAGTGTCTGGAAACAGCAATAAAGATGCTGATAGGAAAGTCCCTGTTCCTGCTCCCAGACCTCTGCTTCCCAAGAAACTCTTGCAGACAGACAACTCTGCCTCACTGTCAGCAGTTCCTCGTCCAGTGGCTGCTGCTGCTCCAAAACTTTCAGTAGCTATACAAGCCAAAGCATTCACCACAACAGAAATACCTGCAGTCAGAGGTCCCGCACCTGTTGTGCAAAGCAAACCAGCTGGGGAATTTGACCTGATCAGTTTTGATGATGATATTTTACCTCCTGTTGTGCTCCCTTGTCCGGAAGTCACATATGACTCTGAAGCAATTGctg ATCCCTTCCAGCTGTTTCCCAAGGATGACAAGGAGCAGCCAGCTCCCCTTCCTCTACTGAGAAAGCCCACGGTCATCAGAATCTCCAGCAAACTAGCGAGAT CTTCTGAAGAACTTCAGCTTCCGCCTCCACTTCCTGCTGCCAAACCTGTTGGGAGCCTTTACAGTAAATCAGGTGTAAAGGCTCGTCTTGCTGGCAAAAAG GAATGGGAGCAATCAGAGTGTGCAGAAGGCTCCGGTTCCAAGCCTGTGCTGCCTACAAG GCCAATTGATAATAAAGGGACAGAAACCCACCACCCACCCCAAAAGGGACCTCCTGGCAGGCCTCCACCGCCCAAAGTGTCCAAAACCTCCTCGCAGCGAGACGCGGTTCCTCGGTCGTTCTCCGAAGTGGGTCTGAGTGTAAAACACAACACGTCTGGAATGAAGAGATCGaaaagtcaggttttaagaagaccgCAACCGGAACTACCTCCCCGGCCTAGACCTGGACATCCCCTGTACAACAAATACACG TTGCCTCTGCCTCATGGAATTGCTGAGAAAGATATTGTGTCCAAAAATCCAGGAGAGCTGTCATGCAAG CGTGGAGAGGTGCTGGTGCTGCTGGAACAGACTGACGACAATTACATCCATTGCCAAAAAGGAGGCGCAAGTGGAGAAGTCGGTGTGTCCAACTTGAAGATAATCACCCCACTCAATGAGAGCTCGGAAAAccggcagaaa gactTAAACCATGTGAACACAGTGGAAGACAGCCATACAACACCTCGTGCCGTGGTGTTGCATGATTTTGCAGGAG CGCATGCAGAAGATCTATGCCTGAGTTCAGGAGAGACTGTTTATCTACTGGAGAAAATAGACAGCGAGTGGTACAGAGGAAAGTGCAGGAGTAACACTGGGATATTTCCTGCCAACCATGTCAGAGTTATG GTTGATGTTCCTGATAAGGTGCAGCAGAGGCAAACCTCTTTGACGTCCTGCACAAA GGGTCCGCGGTGTATGGCACGTTTCGAGTTTATAGCCGATCAGAAGAATGAACTGAGCTTCTCGGAGGGTGACGTAATCCTTCTGAAAGAATATATTAATGATGAGTGGGCCAGAGGCGAGAGCAAAGGCCACACTGGCATTTTCCCAATCAATTTTGTTGAAATAGTAGAAGATTTGCCTGCTTTTGGTCCAAATAAAATAGTTTCAG ATGTTGGGGATTCACACAAGATTAGGTTGTCTGCACCAGCCGCACAG caaatgaaaatgtctGGGGAATGGTGTGATGCCCTGTATGATTACACAGCAGAGACGGAAGAAGATCTGCCCTTTAAAAGGGGCGATAAGATCCTTATAACAGAACAGCTGGATGCAGAATGGTATAAAGGACGGCTGAATGGGAGGGAAGGAATCCTGCCAGCTGCCTTTGTACAGCTCTGTTCAG GATCTAAGCCACGGCAAACTCAGGGAGGGATGCCAGGAAAGGCTCGGGCCCTATACGACTTCTGTGGGGAAAATGAGGATGAACTCTCATTGAAG GCAGGAGACATGATATCAGCGCTGGAATCGATAGATGATGAATGGATGTGCGGTGAACTCCATGGGAGATCTGGAATATTTCCAAAGAACTTTGTTCAGATATGTTATGTCGATGAGGCTTGA
- the SH3D19 gene encoding SH3 domain-containing protein 19 isoform X2 — MAEAWLEEEEEELRELRDRAANRRHRRSNLNQAAERPERNKPEHRFPGQGPLSSIRAVIKRTSRSTTQVEQQRERRRPEITIVAAEPIGPGSWFNGGPSAGLGFPPPPQWTPSESHPEPPSYEQVIKEINQVQVTTTNGNVEPRRTTTCATQTDFQEEEDRNVPGSNVIDQPVVCEQEPASVQKPTEISHLPSLVTKDAQDSDPQVASCNTTETEVRQEDPNVIRHPVPRPRTKANIKPVGNDNPSIVQDNREEIFHSRTKGELTFIQPCLGFHDNFVLFETNNMSHDRSQNSIVSRIKAFESQAESSDQSRRPEIAPRSFNIKSSVTVKPTPAPKPLCNRTSGEWDPTKDNKPKVTPREGLLPPRLQDTGGTTKPDLPKKPKPSLVKSSSGNGFPDVILRASVSGNSNKDADRKVPVPAPRPLLPKKLLQTDNSASLSAVPRPVAAAAPKLSVAIQAKAFTTTEIPAVRGPAPVVQSKPAGEFDLISFDDDILPPVVLPCPEVTYDSEAIADPFQLFPKDDKEQPAPLPLLRKPTVIRISSKLARSSEELQLPPPLPAAKPVGSLYSKSGVKARLAGKKEWEQSECAEGSGSKPVLPTRPIDNKGTETHHPPQKGPPGRPPPPKVSKTSSQRDAVPRSFSEVGLSVKHNTSGMKRSKSQVLRRPQPELPPRPRPGHPLYNKYTLPLPHGIAEKDIVSKNPGELSCKRGEVLVLLEQTDDNYIHCQKGGASGEVGVSNLKIITPLNESSENRQKDLNHVNTVEDSHTTPRAVVLHDFAGAHAEDLCLSSGETVYLLEKIDSEWYRGKCRSNTGIFPANHVRVMVDVPDKVQQRQTSLTSCTKGPRCMARFEFIADQKNELSFSEGDVILLKEYINDEWARGESKGHTGIFPINFVEIVEDLPAFGPNKIVSDVGDSHKIRLSAPAAQQMKMSGEWCDALYDYTAETEEDLPFKRGDKILITEQLDAEWYKGRLNGREGILPAAFVQLCSGSKPRQTQGGMPGKARALYDFCGENEDELSLKAGDMISALESIDDEWMCGELHGRSGIFPKNFVQICYVDEA, encoded by the exons GCAAGGACCTTTGTCCTCCATAAGAGCAGTCATTAAGAGAA CTTCAAGGAGTACTACTCAGGTCGagcagcagagagaaagaag GCGCCCTGAGATCACCATTGTTGCTGCTGAGCCAATTGGTCCTGGATCTTGGTTTAATGGTGGCCCTTCGGCAGGATTAGGATTCCCTCCACCCCCACAGTGGACCCCAAGTGAATCTCATCCAGAG CCACCATCTTATGAGCAGGTGATCAAAGAAATCAATCAAGTGCAAGTTACCACAACAAATGGTAATGTGGAACCCAGGCGTACGACAACTTGCGCAACACAAACTGACTTCCAGGAGGAAGAAGATCGCAATGTACCGGGCAGTAATGTAATTGATCAGCCTGTCGTCTGTGAACAAGAACCAGCTTCAG tgCAAAAACCAACTGAAATATCTCACCTACCATCTCTTGTGACAAAAGATGCTCAGGATAGCGATCCCCAGGTAGCATCCTGCAATACTACTGAGACAGAGGTCAGACAAGAAGATCCAAATGTCATTAGACACCCAGTACCAAGGCCGAGAACAAAAGCGAACATTAAACCTGTAGGAAACGATAATCCAAGCATCGTTCAAGACAACAGAGAAGAAATATTCCATTCTAGAACCAAGGGAGAGTTGACTTTCATTCAGCCGTGTTTAGGTTTTCATGATAATTTTGTGTTATTTGAAACAAACAATATGAGCCATGATAGAAGCCAAAACAGTATTGTGTCGAGGATTAAAGCCTTTGAGTCTCAAGCTGAAAGTTCAGACCAGTCCAGAAGACCAGAAATCGCACCGCGTTCCTTCAACATTAAAAGCTCTGTCACTGTTAAGCCTACACCAGCTCCAAAGCCGCTGTGCAACAGAACATCTGGTGAGTGGGACCCAACAAAAGACAACAAGCCAAAGGTTACACCAAGAGAAGGGCTTCTCCCACCTAGGCTACAAGACACAGGTGGTACAACCAAGCCTGACTTGCCAAAGAAACCAAAGCCTAGTCTTGTGAAAAGCAGCAGCGGCAATGGTTTTCCTGATGTTATCCTCAGGGCTTCAGTGTCTGGAAACAGCAATAAAGATGCTGATAGGAAAGTCCCTGTTCCTGCTCCCAGACCTCTGCTTCCCAAGAAACTCTTGCAGACAGACAACTCTGCCTCACTGTCAGCAGTTCCTCGTCCAGTGGCTGCTGCTGCTCCAAAACTTTCAGTAGCTATACAAGCCAAAGCATTCACCACAACAGAAATACCTGCAGTCAGAGGTCCCGCACCTGTTGTGCAAAGCAAACCAGCTGGGGAATTTGACCTGATCAGTTTTGATGATGATATTTTACCTCCTGTTGTGCTCCCTTGTCCGGAAGTCACATATGACTCTGAAGCAATTGctg ATCCCTTCCAGCTGTTTCCCAAGGATGACAAGGAGCAGCCAGCTCCCCTTCCTCTACTGAGAAAGCCCACGGTCATCAGAATCTCCAGCAAACTAGCGAGAT CTTCTGAAGAACTTCAGCTTCCGCCTCCACTTCCTGCTGCCAAACCTGTTGGGAGCCTTTACAGTAAATCAGGTGTAAAGGCTCGTCTTGCTGGCAAAAAG GAATGGGAGCAATCAGAGTGTGCAGAAGGCTCCGGTTCCAAGCCTGTGCTGCCTACAAG GCCAATTGATAATAAAGGGACAGAAACCCACCACCCACCCCAAAAGGGACCTCCTGGCAGGCCTCCACCGCCCAAAGTGTCCAAAACCTCCTCGCAGCGAGACGCGGTTCCTCGGTCGTTCTCCGAAGTGGGTCTGAGTGTAAAACACAACACGTCTGGAATGAAGAGATCGaaaagtcaggttttaagaagaccgCAACCGGAACTACCTCCCCGGCCTAGACCTGGACATCCCCTGTACAACAAATACACG TTGCCTCTGCCTCATGGAATTGCTGAGAAAGATATTGTGTCCAAAAATCCAGGAGAGCTGTCATGCAAG CGTGGAGAGGTGCTGGTGCTGCTGGAACAGACTGACGACAATTACATCCATTGCCAAAAAGGAGGCGCAAGTGGAGAAGTCGGTGTGTCCAACTTGAAGATAATCACCCCACTCAATGAGAGCTCGGAAAAccggcagaaa gactTAAACCATGTGAACACAGTGGAAGACAGCCATACAACACCTCGTGCCGTGGTGTTGCATGATTTTGCAGGAG CGCATGCAGAAGATCTATGCCTGAGTTCAGGAGAGACTGTTTATCTACTGGAGAAAATAGACAGCGAGTGGTACAGAGGAAAGTGCAGGAGTAACACTGGGATATTTCCTGCCAACCATGTCAGAGTTATG GTTGATGTTCCTGATAAGGTGCAGCAGAGGCAAACCTCTTTGACGTCCTGCACAAA GGGTCCGCGGTGTATGGCACGTTTCGAGTTTATAGCCGATCAGAAGAATGAACTGAGCTTCTCGGAGGGTGACGTAATCCTTCTGAAAGAATATATTAATGATGAGTGGGCCAGAGGCGAGAGCAAAGGCCACACTGGCATTTTCCCAATCAATTTTGTTGAAATAGTAGAAGATTTGCCTGCTTTTGGTCCAAATAAAATAGTTTCAG ATGTTGGGGATTCACACAAGATTAGGTTGTCTGCACCAGCCGCACAG caaatgaaaatgtctGGGGAATGGTGTGATGCCCTGTATGATTACACAGCAGAGACGGAAGAAGATCTGCCCTTTAAAAGGGGCGATAAGATCCTTATAACAGAACAGCTGGATGCAGAATGGTATAAAGGACGGCTGAATGGGAGGGAAGGAATCCTGCCAGCTGCCTTTGTACAGCTCTGTTCAG GATCTAAGCCACGGCAAACTCAGGGAGGGATGCCAGGAAAGGCTCGGGCCCTATACGACTTCTGTGGGGAAAATGAGGATGAACTCTCATTGAAG GCAGGAGACATGATATCAGCGCTGGAATCGATAGATGATGAATGGATGTGCGGTGAACTCCATGGGAGATCTGGAATATTTCCAAAGAACTTTGTTCAGATATGTTATGTCGATGAGGCTTGA
- the SH3D19 gene encoding SH3 domain-containing protein 19 isoform X1, with product MAEAWLEEEEEELRELRDRAANRRHRRSNLNQAAERPERNKPEHRFPGQGPLSSIRAVIKRTSRSTTQVEQQRERRRPEITIVAAEPIGPGSWFNGGPSAGLGFPPPPQWTPSESHPEQPPSYEQVIKEINQVQVTTTNGNVEPRRTTTCATQTDFQEEEDRNVPGSNVIDQPVVCEQEPASVQKPTEISHLPSLVTKDAQDSDPQVASCNTTETEVRQEDPNVIRHPVPRPRTKANIKPVGNDNPSIVQDNREEIFHSRTKGELTFIQPCLGFHDNFVLFETNNMSHDRSQNSIVSRIKAFESQAESSDQSRRPEIAPRSFNIKSSVTVKPTPAPKPLCNRTSGEWDPTKDNKPKVTPREGLLPPRLQDTGGTTKPDLPKKPKPSLVKSSSGNGFPDVILRASVSGNSNKDADRKVPVPAPRPLLPKKLLQTDNSASLSAVPRPVAAAAPKLSVAIQAKAFTTTEIPAVRGPAPVVQSKPAGEFDLISFDDDILPPVVLPCPEVTYDSEAIADPFQLFPKDDKEQPAPLPLLRKPTVIRISSKLARSSEELQLPPPLPAAKPVGSLYSKSGVKARLAGKKEWEQSECAEGSGSKPVLPTRPIDNKGTETHHPPQKGPPGRPPPPKVSKTSSQRDAVPRSFSEVGLSVKHNTSGMKRSKSQVLRRPQPELPPRPRPGHPLYNKYTLPLPHGIAEKDIVSKNPGELSCKRGEVLVLLEQTDDNYIHCQKGGASGEVGVSNLKIITPLNESSENRQKDLNHVNTVEDSHTTPRAVVLHDFAGAHAEDLCLSSGETVYLLEKIDSEWYRGKCRSNTGIFPANHVRVMVDVPDKVQQRQTSLTSCTKGPRCMARFEFIADQKNELSFSEGDVILLKEYINDEWARGESKGHTGIFPINFVEIVEDLPAFGPNKIVSDVGDSHKIRLSAPAAQQMKMSGEWCDALYDYTAETEEDLPFKRGDKILITEQLDAEWYKGRLNGREGILPAAFVQLCSGSKPRQTQGGMPGKARALYDFCGENEDELSLKAGDMISALESIDDEWMCGELHGRSGIFPKNFVQICYVDEA from the exons GCAAGGACCTTTGTCCTCCATAAGAGCAGTCATTAAGAGAA CTTCAAGGAGTACTACTCAGGTCGagcagcagagagaaagaag GCGCCCTGAGATCACCATTGTTGCTGCTGAGCCAATTGGTCCTGGATCTTGGTTTAATGGTGGCCCTTCGGCAGGATTAGGATTCCCTCCACCCCCACAGTGGACCCCAAGTGAATCTCATCCAGAG CAGCCACCATCTTATGAGCAGGTGATCAAAGAAATCAATCAAGTGCAAGTTACCACAACAAATGGTAATGTGGAACCCAGGCGTACGACAACTTGCGCAACACAAACTGACTTCCAGGAGGAAGAAGATCGCAATGTACCGGGCAGTAATGTAATTGATCAGCCTGTCGTCTGTGAACAAGAACCAGCTTCAG tgCAAAAACCAACTGAAATATCTCACCTACCATCTCTTGTGACAAAAGATGCTCAGGATAGCGATCCCCAGGTAGCATCCTGCAATACTACTGAGACAGAGGTCAGACAAGAAGATCCAAATGTCATTAGACACCCAGTACCAAGGCCGAGAACAAAAGCGAACATTAAACCTGTAGGAAACGATAATCCAAGCATCGTTCAAGACAACAGAGAAGAAATATTCCATTCTAGAACCAAGGGAGAGTTGACTTTCATTCAGCCGTGTTTAGGTTTTCATGATAATTTTGTGTTATTTGAAACAAACAATATGAGCCATGATAGAAGCCAAAACAGTATTGTGTCGAGGATTAAAGCCTTTGAGTCTCAAGCTGAAAGTTCAGACCAGTCCAGAAGACCAGAAATCGCACCGCGTTCCTTCAACATTAAAAGCTCTGTCACTGTTAAGCCTACACCAGCTCCAAAGCCGCTGTGCAACAGAACATCTGGTGAGTGGGACCCAACAAAAGACAACAAGCCAAAGGTTACACCAAGAGAAGGGCTTCTCCCACCTAGGCTACAAGACACAGGTGGTACAACCAAGCCTGACTTGCCAAAGAAACCAAAGCCTAGTCTTGTGAAAAGCAGCAGCGGCAATGGTTTTCCTGATGTTATCCTCAGGGCTTCAGTGTCTGGAAACAGCAATAAAGATGCTGATAGGAAAGTCCCTGTTCCTGCTCCCAGACCTCTGCTTCCCAAGAAACTCTTGCAGACAGACAACTCTGCCTCACTGTCAGCAGTTCCTCGTCCAGTGGCTGCTGCTGCTCCAAAACTTTCAGTAGCTATACAAGCCAAAGCATTCACCACAACAGAAATACCTGCAGTCAGAGGTCCCGCACCTGTTGTGCAAAGCAAACCAGCTGGGGAATTTGACCTGATCAGTTTTGATGATGATATTTTACCTCCTGTTGTGCTCCCTTGTCCGGAAGTCACATATGACTCTGAAGCAATTGctg ATCCCTTCCAGCTGTTTCCCAAGGATGACAAGGAGCAGCCAGCTCCCCTTCCTCTACTGAGAAAGCCCACGGTCATCAGAATCTCCAGCAAACTAGCGAGAT CTTCTGAAGAACTTCAGCTTCCGCCTCCACTTCCTGCTGCCAAACCTGTTGGGAGCCTTTACAGTAAATCAGGTGTAAAGGCTCGTCTTGCTGGCAAAAAG GAATGGGAGCAATCAGAGTGTGCAGAAGGCTCCGGTTCCAAGCCTGTGCTGCCTACAAG GCCAATTGATAATAAAGGGACAGAAACCCACCACCCACCCCAAAAGGGACCTCCTGGCAGGCCTCCACCGCCCAAAGTGTCCAAAACCTCCTCGCAGCGAGACGCGGTTCCTCGGTCGTTCTCCGAAGTGGGTCTGAGTGTAAAACACAACACGTCTGGAATGAAGAGATCGaaaagtcaggttttaagaagaccgCAACCGGAACTACCTCCCCGGCCTAGACCTGGACATCCCCTGTACAACAAATACACG TTGCCTCTGCCTCATGGAATTGCTGAGAAAGATATTGTGTCCAAAAATCCAGGAGAGCTGTCATGCAAG CGTGGAGAGGTGCTGGTGCTGCTGGAACAGACTGACGACAATTACATCCATTGCCAAAAAGGAGGCGCAAGTGGAGAAGTCGGTGTGTCCAACTTGAAGATAATCACCCCACTCAATGAGAGCTCGGAAAAccggcagaaa gactTAAACCATGTGAACACAGTGGAAGACAGCCATACAACACCTCGTGCCGTGGTGTTGCATGATTTTGCAGGAG CGCATGCAGAAGATCTATGCCTGAGTTCAGGAGAGACTGTTTATCTACTGGAGAAAATAGACAGCGAGTGGTACAGAGGAAAGTGCAGGAGTAACACTGGGATATTTCCTGCCAACCATGTCAGAGTTATG GTTGATGTTCCTGATAAGGTGCAGCAGAGGCAAACCTCTTTGACGTCCTGCACAAA GGGTCCGCGGTGTATGGCACGTTTCGAGTTTATAGCCGATCAGAAGAATGAACTGAGCTTCTCGGAGGGTGACGTAATCCTTCTGAAAGAATATATTAATGATGAGTGGGCCAGAGGCGAGAGCAAAGGCCACACTGGCATTTTCCCAATCAATTTTGTTGAAATAGTAGAAGATTTGCCTGCTTTTGGTCCAAATAAAATAGTTTCAG ATGTTGGGGATTCACACAAGATTAGGTTGTCTGCACCAGCCGCACAG caaatgaaaatgtctGGGGAATGGTGTGATGCCCTGTATGATTACACAGCAGAGACGGAAGAAGATCTGCCCTTTAAAAGGGGCGATAAGATCCTTATAACAGAACAGCTGGATGCAGAATGGTATAAAGGACGGCTGAATGGGAGGGAAGGAATCCTGCCAGCTGCCTTTGTACAGCTCTGTTCAG GATCTAAGCCACGGCAAACTCAGGGAGGGATGCCAGGAAAGGCTCGGGCCCTATACGACTTCTGTGGGGAAAATGAGGATGAACTCTCATTGAAG GCAGGAGACATGATATCAGCGCTGGAATCGATAGATGATGAATGGATGTGCGGTGAACTCCATGGGAGATCTGGAATATTTCCAAAGAACTTTGTTCAGATATGTTATGTCGATGAGGCTTGA